The following proteins are co-located in the Massilia litorea genome:
- a CDS encoding adenosine deaminase has product MLNEQLRQTIEQMPKAELHIHIEGSLEPELIFALAQRNGVSLPYPSVEALRQAYAFSDLQSFLDIYYAGASVLLHEQDFYDMTAAYLARAAADNVRHAEIFFDPQTHTVRGVPFETVINGIWRACQDAPISATLIMCFLRHLSEEEALATLDEALPHRDKFIGVGLDSSEVGHPPEKFARVFERARQLGLRLVAHAGEEGPPSYIESALDVLNVERIDHGVRCLESPELVERLVREQMALTVCPLSNIKLRVFDVMGSHNLRTLLDKGLVATVNSDDPAYFGGYMNDNFIAAFEALPLDASHARQLARNSFSAAFLDPEQKRAFLAEVDDFFGAR; this is encoded by the coding sequence ATGCTGAACGAGCAGCTGCGCCAGACCATTGAACAGATGCCGAAGGCTGAATTGCACATCCATATCGAGGGCTCGCTCGAGCCGGAACTGATCTTTGCGTTGGCGCAAAGAAATGGCGTATCGCTACCTTATCCATCGGTCGAAGCGTTGCGCCAGGCCTACGCTTTCTCGGATTTGCAGTCCTTCCTCGACATCTATTACGCCGGCGCCAGCGTGCTGCTGCATGAACAGGATTTCTACGACATGACGGCCGCCTACCTGGCGCGCGCCGCCGCCGACAACGTGCGCCATGCCGAGATCTTCTTCGATCCGCAGACGCATACCGTGCGCGGCGTGCCTTTCGAGACCGTCATCAACGGCATCTGGCGCGCCTGCCAGGACGCGCCGATCAGCGCCACCCTGATCATGTGCTTCCTGCGCCACCTGTCCGAGGAAGAAGCGCTTGCCACGCTCGACGAAGCACTGCCGCACCGCGACAAATTCATCGGCGTCGGCCTCGACTCCTCTGAAGTAGGCCATCCGCCGGAAAAATTCGCGCGTGTCTTCGAGCGTGCGCGCCAGCTCGGCCTGCGCCTGGTGGCGCATGCGGGCGAGGAGGGCCCCCCAAGCTATATCGAAAGCGCGCTCGACGTGCTCAATGTCGAACGCATCGACCACGGCGTGCGCTGCCTGGAAAGCCCGGAGCTGGTCGAGCGCCTGGTGCGCGAACAGATGGCGTTGACCGTCTGCCCGCTGTCGAACATCAAGCTGCGCGTATTCGACGTGATGGGTTCGCACAACCTGCGCACCCTGCTCGACAAGGGCCTGGTCGCCACCGTCAACTCGGACGACCCTGCCTATTTTGGCGGCTACATGAACGACAATTTCATCGCCGCCTTCGAGGCCCTGCCGCTCGACGCCTCGCATGCGCGCCAGCTCGCCCGCAACTCCTTCAGTGCCGCCTTCCTCGATCCCGAGCAGAAGCGTGCCTTCCTGGCGGAAGTCGACGACTTTTTCGGCGCCCGCTAA